The segment ACGGACCTCTATGGCCAGATGTTCAAGCCGTCGAAGTTCGACCCGTCGAAGAAGTACCCGCTGGTCGTCTACATCTACCCGGGCCCGCAGGTGGGTTCGGTGCGTACGCGCAGCTTCGTGCCCTCGCACGGTGACAACCAGGCGCTGGCCGAGCTCGGCTTCGTCGTGGTGGCCGTGGATGGCATGGGCACGCCGCTGCGCTCGAAGGCGTTCCACGATGCGTACTTCCAGAACATCGGCGACAACACGCTGCCCGACCAGGTCGCGGCCGTGAAGCAGCTGGTGAAGCAGAACGCGTGGATCGATGGCGACAAGGTCGGCATCTGGGGCCATTCCGGCGGCGGCAACGCCACGGCGACGGCGATGTTCCGCTATGCCGATACCTTCAAGGTCGGTATCTCGGAGTCGGGCAACCACGACAACCGCAACTACGAAGACGACTGGGCCGAGAAGTGGCAGGGCCTGCTGGTCAAGGACAAGGACGGCAAGTCCAACTACGACGACCAGGCGAACCAGAAGTGGGTGGACGGCCTGAAGGGCCACCTGATGATGGCGCACGGCACGTCGGACGATAACGTCCCGCCGTACGAAACGCTGCTGGTGGTGGATGCGCTGATCAAGGCCAATAAGGATTTCGACCTGGTGCTGATCCCGAATGCCCACCACGGCTACGGCGCCGCCACGCAGTACATGACGCGCCGCCGCTGGGATTACTTCGTGCGTTACCTGAAGGGTGAAACGCCGCCGAAGGAATACAAGCTCGCACCGCTCGACGGCGCGCGGTAATCAGAAAAACCCGGCGTAGCGATACGCCGGGTTTTTTCGTCAGGAAAGGGTGATGTGCACGCCCGGCACGGGCACGAAGTGCATCGCCACCGCGTTCATGCAGTAACGCAGCCCGGTCGGATCCGGGCCGTCATCGAACACATGGCCCAGGTGCGAACCGCAACGGGCGCAGCTCACCGCCGTGCGGTCTTCCATCAGGCTACGGTCGTCGGTCTGCACGATGTTCCGCTTGGAAATTGGCTGCCAGAAACTCGGCCACCCTGTGCCGGAATCAAACTTCGTCGCCGAATCGAACAGGGCGGTATCGCAGCCGATGCAGCGGTAGAGCCCGTTGTCGTGGCGGTCCCAGCCTGGCCCGGTGTAGGGCGGCTCGGTGCCTTCGTGGCGGGTGACGTAATACGAACGCCCATCGAGCTTCGCCTTCCACTGCTCGTCGGTCAGCACCACGCGCGCCTCGACGCAGCTGCCCAGCGGCTTCTTGTCCGGGGCGAAGCAATCCAGCGTGACGTTGCCGCCCTGGGGCGGCTTGGGCGCATCCGCGGCCATGGCGGGCTGCGTTGCCTTGAAGATGAACGGCAGGGACACCGAGGCCGCCGCCGTAGCGGCAAACACGGCGAGGAAGCGGCGACGGTCTGGATCGGTGCGGCGCATGGTAGACCTCCGAAAGCGGGGAAGGGCGCCGTGGGGCGCCCTTCCTGACAGACCGGGTGTCGGGCCCGGACCTTACACCGGGTCAGTCATCCACGGTCAGTCATCCACCCAGTGACACTGGCGCTCCGTGTGGTACGAGGCGTTCTTGTCCTGGTGGTTCTTCTGTACCTGGTTGCCGACGTAGCCGCCGGCCACGGCGCCACCGACGGTGGCCAGGGTCTTGCCCTTGCCGCCGCCCACCTGGTGGCCCAGCAGGCCACCGGCCACGGCGCCGACGCCGGTGCCGATCAGGCGGTTGTCATCCTTGGAATTGATTTCCTTTACCTGGACATCGCGGCACACCTGATGACGGGCCATGGCGGGCGTCGCAGCGCCGAAGGCGAGGGCGAAGCCGGCCAGGGCGATGAGGGGCTTGTTCATGACGGGTCCTCGTTATCAACGGATTTCAGGGATACCGCCGGGGTCGTGATGGAGGGGTCAACAATGGCCGGATTTACCGGTCGGGTGGACATGGCGTATGGCCGCGGTTTAATTGGCGTGCCGCGCGCCTCGGCCACCGCCTCGGTCAGTTCCGCGCCCAGCAACAGGATCAGGGCGGAGTAATACACCCACACCAGCAGTACCACGACGCCGCCGGCGGGGCCGTACGGGCCGCCGACATTGCTGCGCGCCAGGTAAATGCCGATGGCGTATTTGCCCACCACGAAGAGCAGGGCGGTGAGCGAGGCGCCGATCACCGCGTCGCGCCACTCGATGATCGCGTCCGGCAGCACCTTGTAGATGGCACCGAAGATCAGGATGAAGACCCCGAACGAAATGATCATCTCCAGCGCCTGCCAGCCCGTCGTGCCGCCGCGGACAAACACGGCGATCAGGGCGCTGGCCGAGAACGAAATCACCAGGAGGAAGGCCAGGGAGAGGAGCAGGCCAAGGGCATGCAGGCGGGCGCGCAGCCAGCCGAGGATGGCGTGGCTGGTGGGGCCGGGGCGTGGCTGCAGGCTCCACACGCGGTTGAGGGCGCCCTGGAGCTGGGCAAACACGGCCGAGGCGCCGATCAGGGTGACGCCAAGGCCGATCAGGCCGGCCATGCTGCCCACGCTGGGGCGCTGCTTGGCGTTCTCGATCACCAGCTTCACGGCATCCGACGCCCGGGCGCCGACCAGGCCGTTCAGGCCGTCCACCAGCTGGTTCTGCCATTCGGGGCGCAGCGAAGCCACCACCCAGAGCAGCAACACCAGCAGCGGGGCGAAGGAGAGGGCGGAATAGAAGGCGAGGGCGGCCGCGCGGGTCATCAGCTCGTCGTCGCTGAAGCCCTTCGCGGTGGTCTTTACCACCTGCCAGCCGAGGTTGATCCTGCGATGCACCCGGGGGGTTCCTTTCGTTGGCTCAGCGACAGGGTGGGTGCTGGCGCGCGAAAAAAACGTGGACTGGGCGGCCTCAGGCCGCCACGTTCATCCGCTCGATGGCCGCCGGAATGGCCTCCGCGCCGCGTACCTCGATGACCCGGTCGGTCATGTTGAAGCCGGTGACCACCTCGTGGGCCCAGGTGCTGTGGTACGGCATGTAGACGCCCCAGCCGCCCAGTTCCACCACCGGGGCGATATCGGACTTGAGCGAATTGCCGACCATGGCGAAGCGGTCCGGCGTGACGTCGAACTCGCGGAACAGGCGCTCGTAGGCGGCCGGGTCCTTCTCCGAGACGATCTCAATCCGGTGGAAGACGTCGGCCAGGCCGCAGCGGGCCACCTTGTATTCCTGGTGGAAGAGGTCGCCCTTGGTGATCAGCACCACCCGGTGGGTTTCCGCCACGCGGTGCACGGCCTCGCGGATACCCGGGAGCAGTTCCACGGGGTGGGCGAGGACATCCTTGCCCAGGCGGACGATGCGGTGGATGTCACGGGCCTCGATCCGGCCATCGGTCAGCTCGATGGCCGACTCGATCATGGACAGGGCCATGCCCTTCGCGCCGTAGCCGAACAGCGCGATATTGCCGCGTTCGGTGGCCAGGAGGCTGTCGCGCAGGCCGCCGCTGTCCAGGTCGATGTACTTGCCGAGGATGGCCTCGAAGGCATCCTGGGCGCGGTCGTAGAACTCCTGGCTGTGCCAGAGGGTGTCATCGCCGTCAAAGCCGATCAGGTCGATCATGGGGGTATCTCTTGGAGCGCACCGCGCTAGGATAACGCCATGTACGAATTCACTGATATCTCCTGTCCCTATTGCGGGGAAACCATCGAAGTGGCCGTGGACATTTCCGGCGGCAGCCAGACCTATATCGAGGATTGCCAGGTGTGTTGCCGGCCCATCGTCATGCGGCTGGTGGTGGACGAGGGCGACGAAAGCTTCGACCTCACGGCCAGCGCCGAGAACGACGGGTAAGAAAAAGGCCCGGGGGGAACCGGGCCAGATTCTTTAGCGCTGAAGATGGCTTAGAACGCGACGCTGGTCTTCAGGCCCAGCACGAATGCATCGTCACGCTTGTTGCTGCCGCCCGGATCCTTGATGTACTGAAGGTTCGGACGGATGGCGATCGACGGGATCGGCGACCAGCTGTAGAACACTTCCGTCACTTTCTCGTAGCCGTCGTTGACGATGGCTGCGTTGTCCGGGTTCAGCTGGTTGATCAGGCGCTGGTTCTTCGCGGCGTAGCCATTGGCGTACGACGCACCAAACGCGGCACCGATGAAGTCGTTCGGGCGATCGAAGATGCCCTTGTACTCCATGCCGAGCGAGATCTGGTTGTTCGTCGCCGACGTGGCGTGATCCGCCGAGGTGACATTGAGGAACACCGTCGTACCCTTGCCACCGGCTTCGCCCGTGACCTGCTGCTGGAACGTGATCCACGCACCACGGCGCGAATCGTGCTGCAGCGGCGTGCCACCAAACTCGGCGAGCGGCTGGTGCTGCTCGTTGAGGTAGAGGTCGTTGCCGTTGGAGGTGTTGTACCAGACGCCGGCGCGGTACGAGCCGGGCAGGCCGTTGATCTTGGGCGTCCAGCCAAACTCAAGCGGAATCAGCGCACCGGTGGTACCGCTGGGAAAACCGGGCGTGAGGCCGTGATGCACCGCGTACGAATCATCCGCGTACTTCGGGTTCATCTGATACGCCGCCAGCTTCACGAAGGTGTCGCTGCTGGTGTTCAGCTTCAGCACCGTGGCCCACTGGCTGGTCGGCCAGTTGATCCAGTAGTCGCCGACGATGTTGCCGGGCTGAGCGCCGCAGAACGAAAGGTTCTGGAAGTCGCACGAGAACTGGTTGATGTCCTCGCCCACCGGCAGGCGGCCGATCTTCCACGAGAGCTTGTCATCGAAGAACTTCTGCTCGAGGGCGAAGATCGTCAGATGCCAGGTCTGGCCACGGCCATACACTTCCTGGATCAGCTGGTTGTTGCCGATGTTCGCATCCGCACCGATGTCGCGGCCGTTACGGTCGGTGACGACCATGGTGAACTTCGCACCTTCCCAGCCCCACAGTTTCTCCAGATCGAACGCGGTGCCGAACTTCCACTGGTCGGTGTACCGCGTGATGTTACGCGTACCGCCGGAGTAGTTATGCGCCGCTTCGAAGCCGTAGCCAAAGTCGAACGTGATGCCTTTGTCTGCAAGGCGCGTACGCTCGCCGCCCCAGTCACCAAACAGATACTTGCTGGTGGTCGCGTCGTCGGCATGGGCGGTGCCGGCGAACGCGACACCCGCCAGGATCACTCCTGCGAGGTACCACTTAGTCAGATTCGTGATCATGAACCCTTCTCCCTGAAAACAGAAAAAATTACGCTTTTTCGTACTTGGTTTTTGTTTATATCAGTTGCGGCGCACCATCTTTTCCGTGTCCACAACCGGCGAAGCATATACGTTTTGTCGTACTAATGCGTGGGCATCGCGAATTCTGCGCCAGCGCTTTCATCGTGGTTCAGCCAACGCTGGGTTACCGCCTTCTGCCGCGTGTAGAACCGCACGGACTCCGGGCCATGCGCGTGATGATCACCCATGAGACTCTTCTTCCATCCACCAAAGCTGTGGAAGGCCATCGGTACAGGAATAGGGACATTGATGCCGATCATGCCGACCTGGACCCGGTGCGCAAACTCGCGCGCGACCTGTCCATCTCGCGTGAAGATGGCCGTGCCGTTGCCGTATTCGTGCTCGTCAACGAGCTTCAGGGCGCTTGCAAAATCGGGAACGCGGACCACGCAGAGCACCGGTCCGAAGATCTCTTCCTTGTAGATTCGCATCGCCGGCGTGACGTGATCGAACAATGTGCCACCGACGAAGAAGCCTTGTTCGCAACCCGGCACCTGGTACCCGCGACCATCCACGACAAGCGTTGCGCCAGCGGCTTCGCCGTCGTCGATGTAGCCGGTGATGCGATCGCGATGCACCGCCGTCACCACCGGGCCCATCTCCACGGATTCGTCCAGGCCGTGGCCAACACGCAGCGATTCAACGCGCGGCTTCAGCGTCGCTACAAGGGTGTCGGCCGTCGCTTCACCCACGACGACGGCGACCGAGATGGCCATGCAACGCTCACCCGCCGCGCCATAGCCCGCGCCCATCAGTGCATCCGCCGTTTTGTCCAGGTCCGCATCGGGCATCACGATCATATGGTTCTTCGCCCCACCCAGGGCTTGTACGCGCTTGCCCTTGGCGGTGCCGCGGGCATAGATGTACTCGGCAATCGGCGTGGATCCGACAAAGCTGACGGCGCGCACCAGCGAATGATCGAGCAGGGCGTCCACGGCGGTCTTGTCGCCATGGACCACGTTGAACACGCCATCTGGCAAGCCGGCTTCCTTGAGAAGCATCGCAAGTTCAACCGCCAGTGACGGGTCGCGCTCGGAAGGCTTTAATACGAAGGTGTTACCGCAGGCGATGGCCATGGGGAACATCCACAGCGGCACCATCGCCGGGAAATTGAATGGCGTGATGCCGACGCACACACCGATGGCCTGACGCATCGTCCAGGCGTCGATGCCGTTGGCGATCTGCTCGGTGTACTCACCCTTGAGCAGCTCCGGGATGCCGCACGCATACTCCACCACTTCGAGGCCGCGGACGATTTCGCCCACCGCATCGGAAAGCACCTTGCCGTGTTCGTCCACGATGATGCGGGCGAGGCGGTCCAGGTCGCGTTCGATCAGGTTCTTCAAGCGGAACATCACGCGTGCGCGCTTGAGCGGCGGCGTCTCCGACCAGGCGCGGAAGGCGTGGTGGGCGCTCTGCACGGCGGCGTCCACGTCGGCGACGGAGGCGAGGTCCACCTCGGCGGCGACGCGGCCACTGGCGGGGTTGTAGACCGGCGCGGTGCCTGCAGGGGCGCCGGCATATGCCTTGCCGGCGATGTAGTGGCCAATGCGGTAGAGCGTGGTGGTGTCAGGCTGGGCGGACATGGTGGCTGCTTCTCCGGTGACGCGCGCTCAGCGCGCGATCATCCATTCGTGGGCGGGGTCGTTGTGGAAGTGCCATGCGCGGCGGGGGCCCGCCATGACATTGAGGTAGTAGCCGCGGTAGCCATGCGGCATCACCACCGGGTGGTAGCCGCGCGGCACCATCACCACGTCGTGGTCGCCCACGGCCATGGATTCATCGATGTCGCGCTCATCGGTATAGACGCGCTGGAACGCAAAACCTTGCGGTGGGTCGATGCGGTGGTAGTAGGTTTCCTCCAGCACGCTTTCGTCCGGCAGGTTGTCGGTGTCGTGCTTGTGCGGCGGGTAGCTGGAGGAATGGCCGGCCGGCGTGAGTA is part of the Luteibacter pinisoli genome and harbors:
- the msrB gene encoding peptide-methionine (R)-S-oxide reductase MsrB, with product MRRTDPDRRRFLAVFAATAAASVSLPFIFKATQPAMAADAPKPPQGGNVTLDCFAPDKKPLGSCVEARVVLTDEQWKAKLDGRSYYVTRHEGTEPPYTGPGWDRHDNGLYRCIGCDTALFDSATKFDSGTGWPSFWQPISKRNIVQTDDRSLMEDRTAVSCARCGSHLGHVFDDGPDPTGLRYCMNAVAMHFVPVPGVHITLS
- a CDS encoding glycine zipper 2TM domain-containing protein, whose product is MNKPLIALAGFALAFGAATPAMARHQVCRDVQVKEINSKDDNRLIGTGVGAVAGGLLGHQVGGGKGKTLATVGGAVAGGYVGNQVQKNHQDKNASYHTERQCHWVDD
- a CDS encoding YihY/virulence factor BrkB family protein; translated protein: MHRRINLGWQVVKTTAKGFSDDELMTRAAALAFYSALSFAPLLVLLLWVVASLRPEWQNQLVDGLNGLVGARASDAVKLVIENAKQRPSVGSMAGLIGLGVTLIGASAVFAQLQGALNRVWSLQPRPGPTSHAILGWLRARLHALGLLLSLAFLLVISFSASALIAVFVRGGTTGWQALEMIISFGVFILIFGAIYKVLPDAIIEWRDAVIGASLTALLFVVGKYAIGIYLARSNVGGPYGPAGGVVVLLVWVYYSALILLLGAELTEAVAEARGTPIKPRPYAMSTRPVNPAIVDPSITTPAVSLKSVDNEDPS
- a CDS encoding HAD family hydrolase yields the protein MIDLIGFDGDDTLWHSQEFYDRAQDAFEAILGKYIDLDSGGLRDSLLATERGNIALFGYGAKGMALSMIESAIELTDGRIEARDIHRIVRLGKDVLAHPVELLPGIREAVHRVAETHRVVLITKGDLFHQEYKVARCGLADVFHRIEIVSEKDPAAYERLFREFDVTPDRFAMVGNSLKSDIAPVVELGGWGVYMPYHSTWAHEVVTGFNMTDRVIEVRGAEAIPAAIERMNVAA
- a CDS encoding CPXCG motif-containing cysteine-rich protein, whose product is MYEFTDISCPYCGETIEVAVDISGGSQTYIEDCQVCCRPIVMRLVVDEGDESFDLTASAENDG
- a CDS encoding carbohydrate porin, which translates into the protein MITNLTKWYLAGVILAGVAFAGTAHADDATTSKYLFGDWGGERTRLADKGITFDFGYGFEAAHNYSGGTRNITRYTDQWKFGTAFDLEKLWGWEGAKFTMVVTDRNGRDIGADANIGNNQLIQEVYGRGQTWHLTIFALEQKFFDDKLSWKIGRLPVGEDINQFSCDFQNLSFCGAQPGNIVGDYWINWPTSQWATVLKLNTSSDTFVKLAAYQMNPKYADDSYAVHHGLTPGFPSGTTGALIPLEFGWTPKINGLPGSYRAGVWYNTSNGNDLYLNEQHQPLAEFGGTPLQHDSRRGAWITFQQQVTGEAGGKGTTVFLNVTSADHATSATNNQISLGMEYKGIFDRPNDFIGAAFGASYANGYAAKNQRLINQLNPDNAAIVNDGYEKVTEVFYSWSPIPSIAIRPNLQYIKDPGGSNKRDDAFVLGLKTSVAF
- a CDS encoding CoA-acylating methylmalonate-semialdehyde dehydrogenase, which translates into the protein MSAQPDTTTLYRIGHYIAGKAYAGAPAGTAPVYNPASGRVAAEVDLASVADVDAAVQSAHHAFRAWSETPPLKRARVMFRLKNLIERDLDRLARIIVDEHGKVLSDAVGEIVRGLEVVEYACGIPELLKGEYTEQIANGIDAWTMRQAIGVCVGITPFNFPAMVPLWMFPMAIACGNTFVLKPSERDPSLAVELAMLLKEAGLPDGVFNVVHGDKTAVDALLDHSLVRAVSFVGSTPIAEYIYARGTAKGKRVQALGGAKNHMIVMPDADLDKTADALMGAGYGAAGERCMAISVAVVVGEATADTLVATLKPRVESLRVGHGLDESVEMGPVVTAVHRDRITGYIDDGEAAGATLVVDGRGYQVPGCEQGFFVGGTLFDHVTPAMRIYKEEIFGPVLCVVRVPDFASALKLVDEHEYGNGTAIFTRDGQVAREFAHRVQVGMIGINVPIPVPMAFHSFGGWKKSLMGDHHAHGPESVRFYTRQKAVTQRWLNHDESAGAEFAMPTH